ggttgacagttcaaagcccgggtcagggtgaccTCCTTGCCTCTAGCCCAGCTTCTacttacctagcagtttcaaaaacagcaatgtgagtagataaataggtaccacttaaatCGGGGATGTATTTAAAGGCACCCATAAGAAAATATCAGAAAAATGTCAGCAATTCGATCAAGGCTCTTCGTCAGGCAAAGTGAAGCAATAGCAcaccctgtggccagaaccaagcacagcctccaagatgccaaagatgggaaagcctatatatacctctaatATCTCTAATCTCTAATACCTTCGTCACAGAAATAAGATTTTGATTTAATACAAAGAAATTGGACAATATAAAAAGGAAGtatataaaaaagagagagaaattaacaagaaggagaagaggaaggagaaggggaaggaagaagaaaagacaaaggcCTCAggaagataccaggaagtcaagctatcttttgtttttaaaattcacaTTATTAGTATAGTTTAATCAACTTACATACACATCTGTAATAGTAATTTCATAGtaattttcccctttctttctcttttctcacttcccttcccatctttctaTTCCATCTCTTTTCATCTTTAAACACATCAATTTTTGCAGATACAAATCAAAGTTatattattgattatttattttgttaattgtttgtttttaattaaaattctaatttttttaaatacctctatctatgtacagttgtctgtcttgtcagtgtataatggcattgaatgtttgccgtatatatgttctttgatccactctgagtccccctttgggatgagaagggcaggatataaacactgttaataaataaacaaataaataaatactgctgttTGGACCCTTCACAGAGGTGAATCTTTAAACGGACCCACACTTCAAACCAGCAAATGACAACTCCTCAAATTTCCCACCACCAGGATGACCGATCACAGAACTGCTGCATGGAGCTCCTGGCCAACAGGAGCCTGGATCCTAGCCAGGGCGGTTTTCAGCCAATCGGAGGCTGGCATAGGTATTCTGAACAGCTGTCGAAGTGAATAAATATGCTCTGTATTTTCCAATGCTTTGTCAGTACTTTGAGCTAGCTTTGTTCTTTGGCCACTGAGAATTAAAGCCCTCTGTGTTTGCCTTCACACCTGTCTGGGCTTCTTTTGACCTTCTGGCTACTTAGCACTCGGGGCTCACGAACCTGCGGCTTAGCAGTAGCTGAAATCATTCAATGCTATCATACATGTCTTGACAAGCTGGTAACAGCcgatcggctgttaggaattgtgggacttgaagtccaaaacacccaaaggacccaagtttgcccatgcctgatctataggcatacacatacattcatacatataTAAATCAATAGACAGAGCATGCACAGTGGACAAGTATTGCCTGAACAATACTATGGAAGGCCTGTTAAGGAAATAAGCATTATTTACCTTATTTGAATGGATTTTCTCCGTAGTTTTGAGCAGGCTGTGCTTGGCTGCCCTAGCTGACACCaaatgtgcattttttaaaatgtgtgcttcactcacacaaacacacttttGTGGCGTAAGAAGTGGAAAAGCAAATTGTACTGCTTTGCGGTGACGGGACTGGAGACTCCTTCCCATGATAATTAAGAGTTTCCCCCTCTCGTTGAAAGCAATCTCCATGTGACTTGCTGTGGCTGTCTGCCTCACTCTCCATTGTCTCTTCTTATGCTCTCATGTGCGCGTGTAACATTCATCCACTTTTGTTTTTACACtgcttttctcccaatatagaGATCCATATTGCTGTTATATACAGCATTATATACTTCTCTCGTGCTCTGCCTTGGAAGGTGGTTACAATGGAAACATAACACCgcatctgtgaactaaaagtaatataaataatatatgaatatattCTGTATTCTCAAACTCAAAAGAATGAAAATAATGGATGTGTTAATATTTCTAATATTGTAATAGAAATGGGTATAATTATATGATGtagattatatatacatatatatagggctgaggtggcacagcaagttaaactgctagctgaaGGAaagctgctgactggaaggttggcagttcgaagcgtgagtcagggtgagctccctactgtcagccctagctcctgccaacctagcagtctaaAAGCatgcaatccacattatctgctttgaactggatgatatgagtctacactgccatataatctggttcaaatgagataatctcgattttatatggcagtatagaaggggccttaaagaAGATGCTGGAATATCCGAGATGGACCCAATGTTTGCATTACGCCACAGAGAGACACATACATATGTGTGGAATACATTTATTCAGCAGTCTCCTCATTAGAAGACAACTTTGAAAAGACTCAGTTCAAAGCCCTCGCAAAGGGTGGTTTTGAGGCCGCCTGTTTTTGAAAAGAGACTGGCATCACTGATTTTCATCTTCAAATTTGAAAACGTTGAAGAGGAACAAGTTGTAGAAGAAATGATGGTCTCCTGTGACAGGTAGCAAGATAAAGCAGTCTCCTCAAACTTGCAACTTTCTTATGCATAAGATTTCCACTCCTATCATCCACAGCTGTTCTGTGACAAGAGGGATTGAAGACCAGCACGTTTGAAAGGCAGAGGCTGTCAGGATCACCTTATCATCCTGGAACTGGCTGTTTTAGTTCTTTGTCATAGAGAAGATAGGTTGGGGAAAGGGAGGCTGGGTACAGTAAAGGTAATGTAAATAAGACATCTGTTTTGTGAGGGGAAATAGAAATTGCAGTTAACAGACTGTGGGCACAGTGTTTGGCCACTAGAGGGCAGATGGGAGTTGGGCTGTTATATTAAAgggtatctccctttatgaacaaACGCGCTccctttgttcatccggagaggccctgctcccgatcccacctgcgtcgcaggcgcatttggtggggacgagggacagggccttctctgtggttgccccccgactttggaacaccctccccaaagacattagactagcacccacattggcagtATTTAGggagagtttgaagacctggctattccgatctgcctttccagaataggatgactcccagcactatgtcccagaagcactttatcagagtttaATGACTCTCTGCACaatgcacttgcccagaatcccaacataccacctgtcacacccagcactttttaacctgtacccatcactggcccggccctggtttttattgcgtaatggtgtaatgttttgttattatttatgtttttaatttgctttgtattgtattgttattgtttgctgttgttgtgttgaggccttggcttttgtaagccacatcgagtccttcgggagatgctagcggggtacaaataaagtttaataataataataataataataataataataataataatttgagtgggaaactttagaactgtctttcaggaactgaggaaagaaggaaataaataatttgtCTCCATATTGTTGAAGTGAGCTTGATTTCAACTCCAAGATCTTACAGAGTAGACTAGAATGGAGAATCCCAATGACAGAAAGGCAGAGATGTCAAACAGGTTTCCTCTAATGGAAATGTCTTTCAAAACAGTacttattatttccatttttggGAAGATTTGAGCTCAAGTGTGACAACACTCTAGTTCTTCTGACTTCTGATCCACATGACACCACCCATTTTTCTTTAGCCAGACACAAATCAGGCAGAGGTCTATCATCTTCTGCAGGAAAAGCCATAGACTCATCTGTCTCTCAGCTATGGTCTGCAAGTGGGCTCACCTAAAcagggctctccaggccaatggatactccatctcagacatcagaagagctgcaagaccaagaacaagccacgagagtaaagatgaagatccacccaaggaaaagtgttcctgccatacatcaagggaaccactgactgcatagggaagctaatgaggaaacacaacatacaaacaatctacaaactcaccaagaaaatccaacaaattctacgttcagcaaaggacaagagggatcctctcacctctgcaggagtctaccgtgtaccatgcagctgtggacaagtctacatagagaccaccaaaagcagcgcccaaacacgaatcaaggaacatgaaaggcactgcagactacttcaatcagagaagtcagccatagcagagcacctgatgaaccagcctggacacagcatattatttgagaacacagaaatgctggaccacaccaacaaccaccatgtcagattacacagagaagccattgaaatccacaagcatgtggacaatttcaacagaaaggaagagactatgaaaatgaacaaaatctggctaccagtattaaaaaaactctaaaattacaacagcaaaacagcagagaggaaacaaccaggcacatcttaacacctctcaacaaaagattttcccaggctcagccaggccttcaaatgctaatgaaggtggtcagttgaaacattcacacttagctccagcagagaaaagctctttgccccaccccagccattccacagatatataaacccattgtcctaattccaacagacctcactacctctgaggatgcttgccatagatgcaggtgacgttaggagaaatacctctagaacatggccctatagcccaaaaaaccccacaagaacctagtgattccagccatgaaagccttcgacaatacataaaacagatCTTCATGTACAGGAATTACCTGTAAATGATTTTATTCACAATTTAATGATCGATTCTCATTGTCCATgtgctggctttttaaaaattgaaacatgatattgaaaacacagattttgaatattttgcattattgatatatgtatgagCTAGGTTCTATACATGAAAGAGGATCTGTGGAAGAACCATGGAAAGGATACAATGGGAAGTGGAAATCTGCCTACTGCGGCAGACATTAGTTTCTGTGCTCCATGTCTCTGAAAGACTAGCTATTGGCTTTATCCACTGCCTGCATCACACGCCTCATGCTCTCCTTATCCTGGCAAGAGGAACAAacgttaaaatcacataatccaaaaatgtTGGTCCAAAGCCGTTCCAAATATCAAATatctattagaatcatagaattggaagagaccttatgggccatccagtccaaccccctgccaagaagccagaAAATTGCGTTTTGCACATAACTCTGATCATTTCTTGTATTGCTTACTGtccaaagacttggtcccacagacaagtttttacttttttcctgaaggccaagagggagggtgctgatctgacttcattggggagggagttccatcgccaaggagccaccactgaggagggaggtgggaccaagagcaagacCTCCCCCGATGATCTCAACCTCTGAAGtgcttcatagggggagatgtgtttggataggtaagttggggaagaaccatttagggcttaaagcaagcactttggattgtgtttGGTAGCAAACTGTCAGGTAGTGGAGGTGACGCAACaagagagttgtatgctccctgtacgctgctctggtgagcaacctggctgctgcctgttggactacttgaagcttctgaacagttttcaaaggaaaACCTATGTAGAGCATGTTGGAGTAGTCTGTTCgaaatgtaaccagagcatggactactgtggccaagtctaacttctaggcctgggtaacaacgcaaaaatttgtttctaaaatcgatttgtaattggggtgtttttttgtttcgatatttaaaataattacaaaattttcccttaaaaaagttcggtatttacgaaatttcgtaaatatttacaaaacattttgtaaagatggcgcccttttttttttcaatatttttaaaatattttttaaatttaattattaatttagtagaatagggaggagaaattattattgagggaaggcaggcactcactctggcgggccctctcgctcgccgctcgctcgccgctcgccctctcgctcgccgctcgccctctcgccctcttgctaggatgggttccttccaggaggggctctttttcccaggctgccaaactacaactcccaggatgctacagcattgagtcaatgtggtgccaaacctcatccaggctgcagtgtagatggctgcaggatggaggggtttcctgcctcgaattgagagagagagagagagagagagagaagaggaagcaagtgagacgTTTCCAAGGCTCTGCTGATCTGCTTCTGCCATGGCTGAGAAAGAAGGGCACAATGGGGGCTGCCTTTCCAaccaggagggaaagaaaggggagccttctttggaagagagctcagaacccccctgcgaaaggtgagagagagagaaagaagagaaaaggaaagaaagagaaggagacctccctctcgccctctcgctcgccctctcgctcgccctctcgctcgccgctcgccctctcactcaccctctcgctcgccgctcgccctcgccctctcgctcgccctctcgctcgctctctccttcgccctctcgctcgccctctcgctcgccctctcactcgcttgctcagtcggcgccgagagaggagagctcccagcaagccaggcggccatcttacgtatttccgaaatggacggaaatacaaaattttttggcgtctgccgtttcgatatttaaaaacacttccaggtttaaaaataagttttgtaatcgttttgtaattcaaaaattaacgaattttttaacgaattacgaattaacgaaacgaattgcccagccctactaacttctcaaggtatgggcacaactaaCGCAAAAGCTCCTATGATATTTAATAGAGTTGATACTTAATGATACTTAATAAATTTCAACCAAATGCAAGTTCCAATTGATGTCAGGACTTTTAGCCAAGGAGTTATACAATATTTCTGCTTCATGTCAtttagggaaaataataataaaacttcaagAATTCCCTGGTCAGCACGGCTGTTCTTACATGGTTACTTGAAACATTCCAAAGTTCCAACTAAGATGTATCTTAAGCATCTTGTGGGTGTCTATTACCAAACCATAACCTGCAAACTAGATGTCAGTACCTGGACATTGAGAGGAACAAAGGAGACCAAGCTGTAGTCCTCAATCACTCCCACAAGTTTCTCATTCAAGCGACGGTATTTCTTGAAAAAAGGATCTGAAGCCAAGTGATCTATGAGGTAAGACAGATCGAGAACCTCGGTGTAGTAATCTAGATTGAAAGCTGAAacaaaagtgaaagaaaatgTTGACAAAATTTCAAGACATAAGTTCACATCAAGTCAAATCACCAATGATACAAGACAAATGTCCCCATTCTGGCTGGAAAATTCTCAGAACTGTATCCACCAAAGATTTTTTTACAAGCTCTAGCTACAGAGAATGTTTAAATCCAAGATCCTGTTAACTGGAAATAAAGGGATCTAGCATTTGGCTAGACATCTTCAGGGAATAGATCATGATCTCCACATCTCTTTGCTGTTGTAGTTGTTTCCTTCAAGTTATTATGACAACTCTAAAACAGTCCTATAGTGGGTTTTTCTGGAGTTGAGAGTTTGTGACTCACCCAAAGCCAACTAGTGGATTTTCATGGCCATGCAGCAAATTGACTTTTGGACTCCAAAGTCATAGTGCaacgctcaaatcactacactactCTGGCTCTATTGGCACTTAATACAGGTCTAGACTTACCTACTTCACAGCCTTTTATGAACCCACCGTCACTAGCTTTTACCCAGTTTTCCATATTGTTTTATCAGATCCATTTTTGAAAGGACGTTGACATGGGGCAGCTCTACGTATAACATGGTGGTAAGGGAAGTGCAGAGAACAGAGATGAATTTGCCAGGATCTGTGCAATAATGAGAATCCACCAAATGAACTGCAGCCATCTGCAAAGAgcaaatgagaaaaaaagggTCAAATGCAAAAAGAGATGCCACAAATTTTGCTTGGATTCTGTGCTCCTGCATGgcttctggtggtgcaatgggttaaacccatgtgccaacaggactgaagtccaagaggttggaggttcgaatccagggagagcatggatgagctccctctgtcagctccagctcctcgtgtgggaacatgagagaagccttccgcaaggatggtaaaacatcagaacatctgggtgtcccttgggcaacatccttgtagacagccaattctctcacaccagaagcaacttgccatttctcaagtcgctcctgacatgaaaaaagggaggtggtttgatagcccttgtggtctcctctagctctatgactctatgatttggGGCATTTAAATAGGTGAACATATTAAAATAGCGAAGTGGTTATGATAACGTCCTTTAACAGTTCTTTATACCAGGGAGTTGTTTCTTGGACTGCAACACTGGCTCTGTTGCCAAGGGCTGATGCAAGTTGTTTGCCTGAAACATGTAAAGAATCATTGTTGCCTATTCTTGCTTTACATCGATGCTTCTTTAACTGATGGGGATAAATACTAAACGAGGATGTCTGAGTTATGCTTCAGGGACAAGGAGTCTTGCATTGTTTCTTCTGCTCAGGGGCACTGATGCCCACAACGACCCACAATATTGTGTTAAATACAGTCAGTCATTTGTATTAGAtgaggttaggggcacaggaccatgtgaaagggggaaaaacatttttaaaacccacTACTTGTTTTAACAGAGGGGCTGtctagacagtacctttatcccaggagcttccgcagcacacaggagggtggccagatgctgttGCCTGTAAAtatggaagcaattgctacaaaaggcaaaaaacacaagatctccaggtgtgggaatatcgcAACTTTGAATATCTGGATCTTTGCATGCCTGTATGTTCATGCAATtgaaaatcatgggatttttgtttgtttgttcctgggttttagatgtttgttcctgattgatcagttcctaaaaagaagcgGACACTTGAGTAGAAGTCAACAACTTTGTTTATGTGCcaaaaacttcatgaaatgtgtggagggcacattttctctggccaggacaaagctGTGGCCTCCTAATCaacattgtacatcttttcacaagaagagaaaTTGGCCAGAGCCAtgaataacccaggaacagcacactgttgtttgatgccacaagtacacaaccaaagcTGCCAGGCAGCCAgcctctaaaaagtgtcaataatgacaaagttatgttcctggcttaaaagtgtgtgttcctgtttgattgtgcagtgctgacttgggcagaagggGTCCTATCtcgtaaactttgtttgtgtggcagatgtttcatgaaatgtgtggaggtcatagtttttctggccaggacaaagaacaaaACCGATGTAGTGATTCTCCATATATCTGCATCTTGAGGCCAAAATTTCCAGTGAAAGTCTTGcagcggccatcttgggagcctctacaTCTCTCTACATCTTGCAACAAAGCACGAAGTCTGGACAACGggggcagaaatcctgggaccaacaggtctgtatgtgaacctcttctgaagtcccaggattttttgcccctgtttaaaacccaggATTTAGTGCTGTCAGGAAGCAACCTAGAGAATTATgtcctctagcatgactctatggtcaacttctggtatAAACTGAACATAGAATTGTGCTACAGGACTTAGCAATTCTTAGAAAGAACATATCaaacaaatccacaaatgtggagggccgtcCTGATATGAAAAGGGGAATGCACGTTTTAGTAAAGCAGTCCCATCTGGAGATGCCTCAAAAATGTAGCTAATCATTTAATCACTTCTTAGTGCTGTTCTTCATTTCTGAGCACTCAGCAATCTTACAGACTGTCAGAAAAATAAAACTTGATGAATTGCTATGAAAAACTGCCCTTGTATGCTCTGATATTGATATTGATAATAATGTCAGCAAATGGCCCATGAATTATAATTTAACAACCTCTTATAGTGGCTCTTCCAACCAATCTAATCCATGAAGATGAGGCTCATGCGTATGGCACAACTTAAATTACCTGAGCCACATACTCAGAATGTGACGTTTCATTCAAAAGGCTGTAATGGCACACAGAAGCTCCGTGAGATATTACTGCTTGCTGCATCAGCTTAACCCCACAGAATCTTCTCACTGGAAACCCATTCTTAAGCAAAGCCTTACTATATGATATGGTTTCAATTCTTTAGGCTCAGAGAAGACAACatgagggcctccagatgttgctgaccTGCAATACATATGATCCTCCCCCACTGGCTTTGCTTCCTTAGGATTGATGTGGCTTGCAATCCTTCAATACTTGTCAGGACACAATTTGTTCTCTCTGCCAAACATACCCTTAAGTTGCACTTCGCAAACTGAGCAAAAAAGTTTCTCAAAGAACTGTGGTGGGTGCAGAGCTCCACTTGTCCTGGGCAGTCAAATAAAAAGTAATGGCCCTTAAACTGGGCCAGTTTCTCCTGCAGCCAGTCCAAATTAGCTTCCAAGTACTCCATGCAATAAATCAAGGGTCCCAGGTTCAGGTTCTCCATAACGTCAGCCAAGGTGATCAGTTCTGAGATGTCCACAGCGCACGGGTAAGGGGTCCCGTTGTTGGCAGGATCCAGATTCACCACCGCAATCTTGCGCGCAATTGCAGAAAGGAATTCCTGCATGCCGAGGGAGTGGGTCGTTTTCCCAGAGCCAGGAGGTTCGATGACTCCCTGACTAAAGGCTAATGTGGGCTGCTTCTGGCTTACTGCCATGACGCCAATCTTTTTCCTAGAAACGAGACGCAAAAAGTATACTATCAAATGTTCACACATTACTGTGTGGGATCCAGCTGCCAAACCCTGAAAACAAATCCACATCTACATCAAAAATAATAAcacaccccatgcagtcatgctggccacatgacttggaggcatctatggataactccagctcttcggcttagaaatggagatgagcaccagccctcagagtcagacacaactagactgaatgccaggggaaaacctttacttttacctatactgcaatattactagtaatattatatttaatacataaaatacaattttcatatttatattattatattgtactgtattattataccacaatatgtATAATATAGGGCTGggtgatttcgttcgttaatttcgtaattcgttattaattcgttattttttttataactaagcgatattgaaccattcaggagcaactagaaAACAAAACgatttttttcaattcgtttgtaattgtttcgtaattgtttcgaaatcgattcgtaattgattcgaaatcgtttcgttattatttccacatgtctggtgcaagttttagggttgctgtttgttttctcagtgaaaaaataaataaattatcacaccaacagtcaacaacagagagagagggaagcttcctgtcccatttggaggttttttttagcgtattgcgcattcgcgcccgccattaacaaatcgattcgtaattgtttcaaaatcgattcgtaattgattcgtaatttatgaaattttgtaaataacgaattttttaaaggaaaatttcggaattcttttaaaaatcgaaacgcaaaaaccccctaaaaacgaatcgagtttagaaacaaa
The sequence above is a segment of the Anolis sagrei isolate rAnoSag1 chromosome Y, rAnoSag1.mat, whole genome shotgun sequence genome. Coding sequences within it:
- the LOC137095627 gene encoding GPN-loop GTPase 2-like translates to MGPDSWWPSRGWTSGGCPEGPRCVPLWPTGRGHDLPLPRTALWPPPCPPPHTSVWLQGRKDGAIGDDEEREGGKEAAAIRMSGPIAMSSTFFLSEKREAVDLISLGNEFHKWGATAKKALSFIPTKRICDEGGIKSRASLEDRVEVGHRGRYVRTTEELELSIDASKSCGQHDCMGKKIGVMAVSQKQPTLAFSQGVIEPPGSGKTTHSLGMQEFLSAIARKIAVVNLDPANNGTPYPCAVDISELITLADVMENLNLGPLIYCMEYLEANLDWLQEKLAQFKGHYFLFDCPGQVELCTHHSSLRNFFAQFAKCNLRMAAVHLVDSHYCTDPGKFISVLCTSLTTMLYVELPHVNVLSKMDLIKQYGKLAFNLDYYTEVLDLSYLIDHLASDPFFKKYRRLNEKLVGVIEDYSLVSFVPLNVQDKESMRRVMQAVDKANS